The proteins below come from a single Beutenbergia cavernae DSM 12333 genomic window:
- a CDS encoding HAD family hydrolase, with protein sequence MPTTSPCLLIDLDDTLVERTAAFTRWARDVVGEVDGSPADLAWLVEADASGYTPRADLAGRMRDRFALEEPVDALVDRLLYEHVRYVTPADGVVARLDALRSAGWRVVVVTNGTERQQAMKLDGTGLGELVDGVVVSEAVGVAKPDARIFTRALEVAGAATEGGWMVGDHPRADVEGGRAAGLLTGWVSRGREWVGGSEPTVTARTTALVLDAVADAVAAA encoded by the coding sequence ATGCCGACGACGAGCCCGTGCCTCCTCATCGATCTCGACGACACGCTCGTCGAGCGGACCGCCGCGTTCACGCGCTGGGCGCGCGACGTCGTCGGCGAGGTCGACGGCAGCCCCGCCGACCTCGCCTGGCTCGTCGAGGCGGACGCCTCCGGGTACACGCCCCGGGCGGACCTCGCCGGGCGGATGCGCGACCGGTTCGCCCTGGAGGAGCCGGTCGACGCGCTCGTCGACCGGCTGCTGTACGAGCACGTCCGCTACGTCACGCCCGCCGACGGCGTCGTCGCCCGGCTCGACGCGCTGCGCTCCGCGGGCTGGCGCGTCGTCGTGGTCACGAACGGGACCGAGCGCCAGCAGGCGATGAAGCTGGACGGGACGGGGCTCGGCGAGCTGGTCGACGGGGTCGTCGTGTCCGAGGCGGTCGGCGTGGCCAAGCCGGACGCGCGGATCTTCACGCGCGCTCTCGAGGTCGCTGGCGCAGCGACCGAGGGCGGCTGGATGGTGGGGGACCATCCGCGCGCCGACGTCGAGGGCGGCCGGGCCGCCGGGCTGCTGACGGGCTGGGTGAGCCGGGGCCGCGAGTGGGTCGGCGGCTCGGAGCCGACGGTGACGGCGCGCACGACGGCGCTCGTGCTCGACGCCGTCGCCGACGCCGTCGCGGCGGCGTGA
- a CDS encoding SRPBCC family protein, with product MPAAVSRVLALPPADAFALVTDLPRHDRWIPFTRVQGPRRPHPGARYSALSLGVLRDRMELTVWREPDDDAVGVATYVKHGPVLLGTSTLTVRPHGTDAAPSSSLVTWSYDAWLAVLPPRATRRATSASGRAMAALALARMGRAVSSGRLPWRAAPQVCRRIRALTRPAA from the coding sequence GTGCCCGCCGCCGTCAGCCGCGTCCTGGCCCTGCCGCCCGCCGACGCGTTCGCGCTGGTGACCGACCTGCCCCGGCACGACAGATGGATCCCGTTCACCCGGGTCCAGGGCCCGCGACGCCCCCACCCGGGAGCCCGGTACAGCGCGCTCTCGCTCGGCGTGCTGCGCGACCGGATGGAGCTCACAGTCTGGCGGGAGCCGGACGACGACGCCGTCGGGGTGGCCACGTACGTCAAGCACGGCCCGGTGCTCCTGGGCACCTCCACCCTGACGGTGCGACCGCACGGCACGGACGCGGCGCCGTCGTCGTCGCTCGTGACCTGGTCGTACGACGCGTGGCTCGCCGTTCTCCCGCCCCGCGCGACGCGTCGTGCGACGAGCGCGTCCGGCCGCGCGATGGCCGCCCTCGCTCTCGCCCGGATGGGCCGCGCCGTGAGCTCCGGCCGCCTGCCCTGGCGCGCCGCGCCACAGGTTTGCCGAAGGATCCGCGCGCTGACGCGTCCGGCGGCTTAG
- a CDS encoding LacI family DNA-binding transcriptional regulator, translating to MVTVRDVAARAGVSPRTVSNVVNEHPHVSAETRRRVELAISETGYRPNLTARSLRQGRSGLIGLVVPEVDVPYFAELTRAFIDVLGEEYTLVVDQTDGRPERERDVVFHRGRAGLFDGLILNPLQLGADELARRGPGTPLVLIGEQVTSELFDHVVIDNVEAAREAVRHLTSQGRRRIAVVGGERESWTHTTMLRAQGYREALEEAGLPYRDGLDARTGALHRADGARAMAHLLSSGERPDAVFCLNDLVALGALRTLATAGVRVPDDVAVVGFDDVEDGRFSTPTLTTVAPDKAQIARLAVERLRLRMAGDTSPGATIVADHRLVVRESTAGPARAEQERRRRPPPS from the coding sequence ATGGTCACCGTCCGCGACGTCGCCGCTCGGGCCGGCGTCTCGCCGCGGACGGTGTCCAACGTCGTCAACGAGCATCCCCACGTGAGCGCCGAGACCCGGCGGCGGGTCGAGCTCGCCATCTCCGAGACCGGCTACCGGCCGAACCTGACGGCGCGCTCGCTGCGCCAGGGGCGGTCCGGCCTCATCGGCCTGGTGGTCCCCGAGGTCGACGTCCCGTACTTCGCGGAGCTCACGCGGGCGTTCATCGACGTGCTCGGCGAGGAGTACACGCTCGTCGTCGACCAGACCGACGGACGCCCCGAGCGGGAGCGGGACGTCGTGTTCCACCGCGGGCGCGCCGGGCTCTTCGACGGCCTGATCCTCAACCCGCTCCAGCTGGGCGCGGACGAGCTCGCCCGCCGGGGACCCGGTACGCCGCTCGTCCTCATCGGCGAGCAGGTCACGTCCGAGCTGTTCGACCACGTCGTCATCGACAACGTGGAGGCCGCCCGGGAGGCCGTGCGCCACCTCACGTCCCAGGGGCGGCGACGGATCGCCGTCGTCGGCGGCGAGCGCGAGTCCTGGACGCACACGACGATGCTGCGTGCCCAGGGCTACCGGGAGGCCCTGGAGGAGGCCGGGCTGCCGTACCGGGACGGGCTCGACGCGCGGACCGGGGCGCTCCACCGCGCCGACGGCGCCCGCGCGATGGCGCACCTGCTGAGCTCGGGCGAGCGGCCGGACGCCGTGTTCTGCCTCAACGACCTCGTCGCGCTCGGCGCGTTGCGCACGCTGGCGACCGCGGGCGTGCGGGTGCCCGACGACGTCGCCGTGGTCGGGTTCGACGACGTCGAGGACGGCCGGTTCAGCACGCCGACGCTCACCACCGTCGCTCCGGACAAGGCGCAGATCGCACGCCTCGCGGTCGAGCGGCTCCGGCTGCGGATGGCGGGCGACACCTCGCCCGGCGCCACGATCGTCGCCGACCATCGGCTCGTCGTCCGGGAGAGCACGGCCGGCCCGGCACGGGCGGAGCAGGAACGACGACGGCGCCCGCCACCCTCGTGA
- a CDS encoding family 16 glycoside hydrolase, which translates to MSWTRSRTILAALAAATVSGLMAAAPAAADAPGEYVHTPAGPDESNIYARTIALEHAGELNGRLLMTFERDNPTGGPIELIVKSSDDDGATWETLSTVADERDATPVSRMWQPELFEFPTALGEHPAGTLMLVANLVPADGSVTEFFSWYSHDHGATWEPGAVVQTGGTFGRGIWEPHLVLDRRGALQMYFADERSAPEHSQMIVHVTSRDGGATWSDVTRDVASALPGDRPGMPSVTRMGARGDYVLSYEICGRAHCNVHVKTSRDGARWGDPADVGPQVRTEDGRYPGHSPFVTWVPNADGGQLVLSAQRVFSEVGDAPAPEDYRALFLNDGDVDGPWDWAPAPWTVSNASPGCNANYSPHVMPAGAPGDVRLTAPTSFGAAGPCAEATGVAQVGTMPFASAFGERGEAGWITYGGSWQVDGDVYRQTDASGFPKAVTGSTGWTDYTVRTEIMVGPQTVDAGLLARVSDPAEGPDSHHGYYAGVDPVGGRIFLARQDYAYMELAGVSVPGGIARETWHELELTVVDTRRGVRLEATWRPASGEEVTVTALDPYDSFTSGMVGLRSHDGEVAFRSVTVEPA; encoded by the coding sequence ATGTCGTGGACACGGAGCAGGACGATCCTCGCGGCGCTGGCGGCCGCGACGGTCAGCGGGTTGATGGCCGCCGCGCCGGCGGCGGCCGACGCACCGGGGGAGTACGTGCACACCCCGGCGGGCCCGGACGAGAGCAACATCTACGCCCGCACGATCGCGCTGGAGCACGCCGGCGAGCTGAACGGCCGGCTGCTCATGACGTTCGAGCGCGACAACCCGACCGGCGGTCCGATCGAGCTGATCGTCAAGAGCAGCGACGACGACGGCGCCACCTGGGAGACGCTCAGCACCGTGGCGGACGAGCGCGACGCCACGCCCGTCTCGCGCATGTGGCAGCCCGAGCTGTTCGAGTTCCCGACCGCTCTGGGCGAGCATCCCGCCGGGACGCTCATGCTCGTCGCGAACCTGGTGCCGGCCGACGGCTCCGTCACCGAGTTCTTCTCCTGGTACTCCCACGACCACGGCGCCACGTGGGAGCCCGGCGCCGTCGTCCAGACGGGCGGTACGTTCGGCCGCGGCATCTGGGAGCCGCACCTCGTGCTCGACCGGCGCGGCGCCCTCCAGATGTACTTCGCCGACGAACGCTCGGCGCCGGAGCACAGCCAGATGATCGTGCACGTCACGTCGCGCGACGGTGGCGCGACGTGGAGCGACGTCACGCGGGACGTCGCCAGCGCGTTGCCGGGCGACCGCCCCGGGATGCCGAGCGTGACGCGGATGGGCGCACGGGGCGACTACGTGCTGTCCTACGAGATCTGCGGCCGCGCGCACTGCAACGTGCACGTCAAGACCTCGCGCGACGGCGCCCGCTGGGGCGACCCGGCCGACGTCGGGCCTCAGGTCCGCACCGAGGACGGTCGCTACCCGGGCCACAGCCCGTTCGTCACGTGGGTCCCGAACGCGGACGGCGGTCAGCTCGTGCTGTCGGCGCAGCGCGTGTTCTCCGAGGTGGGCGACGCCCCCGCACCGGAGGACTACCGCGCGCTCTTCCTCAACGACGGCGACGTCGACGGCCCGTGGGACTGGGCCCCCGCGCCGTGGACCGTGAGCAACGCCTCGCCGGGCTGCAACGCCAACTACAGCCCGCACGTCATGCCGGCCGGAGCGCCGGGCGACGTCCGCCTCACCGCACCGACCAGCTTCGGTGCGGCGGGACCGTGCGCGGAGGCCACCGGCGTCGCACAGGTCGGGACGATGCCGTTCGCGTCGGCGTTCGGGGAACGTGGGGAGGCCGGCTGGATCACGTACGGCGGCAGCTGGCAGGTCGACGGCGACGTGTACCGGCAGACGGACGCGAGCGGCTTCCCCAAGGCGGTCACCGGGTCGACCGGGTGGACCGACTACACGGTCCGCACCGAGATCATGGTCGGCCCGCAGACCGTCGACGCCGGACTCCTCGCCCGGGTGAGCGACCCGGCGGAAGGGCCGGACTCGCACCACGGCTACTACGCCGGCGTCGACCCGGTCGGGGGGCGGATCTTCCTCGCGCGCCAGGACTACGCGTACATGGAGCTGGCGGGCGTGAGCGTGCCCGGCGGCATCGCCCGCGAGACGTGGCACGAGCTGGAGCTCACGGTCGTCGACACCCGCCGCGGCGTGCGACTCGAGGCGACCTGGCGCCCGGCGAGCGGCGAGGAGGTCACGGTCACGGCGCTCGACCCCTACGACTCGTTCACCAGCGGCATGGTCGGGCTCCGCAGCCATGACGGCGAGGTCGCGTTCCGCTCCGTCACCGTCGAGCCCGCCTGA
- the ddaH gene encoding dimethylargininase has translation MPRVRSRRYLMCPPTHYTVSYEINPWMHAGVPTDPATALAQWERLRDLYLELGHRVDVIEPLPGCPDMVYAANGATVIDGVCYTARFHYAERAAEGPAYEKWFADAGFRTVRAQLTNEGEGDLLLAGRYILAGTGFRTDRAAHAEAQEVFGLPVISLQLVDPRFYHLDTALTVLDDDLVAYHPPAFSPGSRAVLHRLFPDAIIVGDDDAAHLGLNAVSDGEHVVHAPGASTFAEQLRERGLTPIAVDTSELLKGGGGAKCCTLEIREAGVPA, from the coding sequence ATGCCCCGAGTCCGCTCTCGCCGCTACCTGATGTGCCCACCCACGCACTACACGGTCAGCTACGAGATCAACCCCTGGATGCACGCCGGCGTGCCGACCGATCCGGCCACAGCGCTCGCCCAGTGGGAACGCCTGCGCGACCTCTATCTCGAGCTCGGCCACCGGGTCGACGTCATCGAGCCGCTACCCGGGTGCCCGGACATGGTCTACGCCGCGAACGGCGCCACCGTCATCGACGGGGTCTGCTACACCGCACGATTCCACTACGCCGAACGCGCGGCCGAGGGGCCCGCCTACGAGAAGTGGTTCGCCGACGCCGGGTTCCGCACCGTGCGCGCCCAGCTGACCAACGAGGGCGAGGGCGACCTCCTCCTGGCCGGCCGCTACATCCTGGCCGGCACCGGCTTCCGCACGGACCGCGCGGCGCACGCCGAGGCGCAGGAGGTGTTCGGCCTCCCGGTCATCTCGCTGCAGCTCGTCGACCCGCGCTTCTACCACCTGGACACGGCGCTCACGGTGCTCGACGACGACCTCGTCGCGTACCACCCACCCGCGTTCTCCCCCGGCAGCCGGGCGGTCCTGCACCGCCTCTTCCCGGACGCGATCATCGTCGGCGACGACGACGCGGCGCACCTCGGGCTCAACGCCGTCAGCGACGGCGAGCACGTGGTCCACGCCCCCGGCGCCTCGACGTTCGCGGAGCAGCTGCGCGAGCGCGGCCTGACGCCGATCGCCGTCGACACCTCGGAGCTCCTCAAGGGCGGCGGCGGTGCGAAGTGCTGCACGCTCGAGATCCGCGAGGCGGGGGTGCCCGCATGA